GGGCACAGGGTGAGGTCGGCGAGGTCGCGCCAGCCGAGGGCGTCCAGGATGGCGTCCTGGGTGACGCGGGCGAAGCCGGTGGTCAGGACGACGGTGCGGCCGTCGCCGCGCAGCTTCTCGATGGTCTCGCGGGCGCCGGGGATCGGGCCGATGAGGCCTGCGTCGACGAGTTCCGCGTACGCCTCCTCGAAGGTGGCGTTGGCCTGGCGGGCGAGGTCCTCGCTGCCGAACAGGTGGCGGAAGACGGAGATCTTCGACTCGCCCATGGTGTCGCGGACGTACTGGAGCTTCGCGGCGTGGTCGGCGGTGCCGGGCTCGACGCCGAGGCGCTCGGCGGCGCGCTCGAAGGCCCGCTCGACGAGGCCGCCGTCGGCGACGGTGGTGCCGGCCATGTCGAGGACGATCAGCCCGCCGGGGGTGGTCGCGTGTTCGGTGGTGGTCGGGTTGCTCGTGCTGTTCATGGCGCCTGTGCTGTTCGTGTTGCCCGTGCTGTTCGTGTTGCCCGTGGATTCGGTGTTCATGGTGGTTACCAGCCCAGTTCGTTCGCGGTGGTCTCGGCTATGGCGGGCGAGCAGGTCATGCCGCGCCCGCCCGGTCCGGTCACCAGCCAGACGCCGTCGCTCACCTGCTTGCGGTGGACGACGCGGGTGGTGTCGGTGCACTGTGCGTACACGCCCGCCCAGCGGTGCCGGATCTTCGGCAGGGGGCGGCCCAGGAGGGACTCCACCACCTCGGTGAGGTGCTCGTAGGGGTCTTCGAGGGTGTCGAACGCGAAGGGGTGCTCGTACTCGTGGGTGTCGCCGATGGTCAGTCCGCCGTCCCGGCGCTGGACCATGAGGAGTTGCATCCGGTGCTCGGCCGCGACGGGCGCCTGCGCCTGCTCGGCGTCGAGGGCGTCCAGGGCGTCGCTCCGGTAGGCGGGGTAGTAGCGGAAGCTGTCCGCGTCGGCGACCGACGTGGTCAGCGGCTCGCCGAGCGGGGCGGTCTGCATCATCTGCAGCCGGACCCGGCGCACGGGGAGGTCGGGTTCCAGCTCGCGGACCAGGCCGCTCAGCCAGGCGCCGGTGGCGAGGATCACCGCGTCGCCGCGGTGGACGTCGCCGTGGTCGTCGCGGACGGCGCCGGGTCCGACGACCTCGCGGACCTCGCGCCCGGGGAGGAAGGTGTACCGGCCGGTGGCGCGCAGGGCCTCCCGCAGGTGCAGTTGGGCGGTGCGCGGTTCGACGGCCGCGTCCCGTTCGCACCAGAGGGCGGCGTCGAACTCGCCGCGCAGTGCCGGGTTGATCTTCCGGGCCGCGGCGGCGCCGACCAGTTCGTAGCCGCGGGCGGCGGCGTCGGGCCGGGCCGCGGCCGCCTCCGCCACGGCGTACTCGCGGGCGCCTCGTACGGGGGTGAGGGAGCCGATCGCGCGGAAGCCCAGGCCGGGCACCTCCGCGCCGATGCGTTCCCAGAGCTCGCGGGCCCGCAGGGCGGTGTCGAGCTCCTCACCGCCTGCTCGTCCGCTGATCCAGATCTGGCCGAAATTGCGTAGTGACGCGCCCCGGGCCTCCGCTTCCCGCTCGATCTGGACGACCTCGTGGCCGCGTTCGACTGCTTGCCAGGCGTGCATGGTGCCGACCACGCCGCCTCCGACGACTATGACTCTCACGCCGTCCACGGTGGGTGTGGACCGTGTCCCGCGGAGGGCCGGCCGGTGGCGCGGCGGTGAACAGCCCTCGACACTTGGACTAGACCCGTTACCATTCTGTGATGACATTTTGCCCCTTTGAAGGTGGTTGTTCATGGAGGGCGCTCCGCTATTCGGGCCGAAGCCTCGTCGTGAAGCTGAACCTGTCACCACGGTAGAGCGAACGCACACGCTCCAGGGGGGCGCCCCCCTGATCCTGCGAGAACCGGTGGATGAGCAGCATCGGAAGGGCCGGCGGGGTGCCGATCAGCAGGGCTTCGCGCGGTGTCGCGAGCACCGTCTCCAGCTTCTCGTCGGCGCCCCCGAACGTGATGCCGAGGCTGTCGCCGAGGTATCCGTAGAAGGAGGAGTCCGGCTTGAAATCGCTGTCCAACCGGGGCGCCCGCGCGACCCGGATGTACGTGCTCTCCAGGCCCACCCGCTCATCGTCCGCGAGGAGGACGCGCTCCAGGTGCCAGACCGGCTCGCCGACCTCGGCGCCGATGCCGCGGCACAGTTCGGCCGGGCACGGGAACTGCTCCAGGCCGATCAGGTTGCGGCCGGGGCGGCGGCCCTGACGGCGCACGCCCTCGGTGTAGCTCGCGAGGGAGAGGGGCTGCTCCAGCTTGGGCCCGGCGACGACGGTGCCGCGCCCCGAGCGCCGCAGGCGCCCCTCCAGCAGCAGCTCGCGCAGGGCCTGGCGCACCGTCTCCCGCGACACCTCGTACTGCTCGGCGAGATCACGTTCGGTGGGCAGCGTCCCGCCCTCCCCCAGCTCCTCGACGAGCACGGAGATGCGGGCCTTGACCGCGTAGTACTTGGGGATGCGGCCGTGCTCGGGGATCCCCGAGCGCACGGGCAGGCCGGGGCGGTGCGGCTGGTACCGGGTGTGTTCTTCCACCCTGGGACTCTACGTGGACCAGGTGTACGACGATCAGCGCGCGGCCCGCGCGCGCAGCCGCCGGGCCCCGAGCAGGAGGCCGCCGCCGGTGGCGAGGGCGACCGCGGAACCGACGGCGTACACCCATTCCCGGGGGCCGGTGTGCGCGAGTGCGCCCCCTTCGGCGGAGTCCTCGTCCCCCTCCACGAAGAACCGGTACCCGCCGGCCTCGCCGACCCAGTCCCCGTCGTCGGCCTTGCGCTGGACGAGGGCCGCGTCGGCGACCACCTCGCCGAGCGGGGCGTCGGGCGCGAAGGCCAGCTGCACCTTGACGGTGAGGGAGCCCCCGGCGCCGACGGAGAACCCGGAGAAGGCGTCCCCGCCGTCGAAGACGGCGATGATCTCGTCGCGGTCGGTGTGCTCCAGGGTGACGGGGTGGGGGCCGCCGGGGGCCTCGAACTCCATCCGGAGATCGGCGGGGCGCAGGGCGCGCGCCTTGTCGGTGAAGACGATCACGGGGTGGATGGCGGTGCACCGGTCGCCGGTGGTGTTGGTCAGGTCCAGGTACCAGGACTGCGCGTCGCCGCCGGTCCGGTAGACGGCCGGGCCGCCGCGGATCCGGGCCCCGATGGGAAAGGCGGTGCTCTTCCCGTCCCCGCAGGTGGCCTGCACCCGGGAGGGCAGCGCGGGCGCGGGGCGCGCTCCGCCGCCGTTGCCGACGTCGGCGGAGGCGGCGGGTGCGAGGGCGACGAGGAGGGCGGCGGAGAGGCAGGCGGAGAGCACGGCCGGGCGTACGGCCGACAGTACGGCCGGAAGCGGGGCGGGCAGTGCGGCCCGGAAGGGGGCGGGAAACGCGGCGGGGAGGGCAAGGGCTTTGCGCGTTCGCATGGAAGACCTTCGCAGCTCGCCGGACGGGGACGATGATCGGACCAGGCGACAATCACCCCGGCCCTGCTAGCACCTTTCCACGCGCGCGAGACCCCGAGCCGGCCGCCGCGCCCGGTCCGTCCCGGTTTACCCCCGATCGGCCCACGAGGTCAACCCCGGCCCCGGCGCTCCGTTCACCGGCCCAGCCCCCGCCCGAAGTACGGCCCCAGCACGAGTTCCGCCGCGCCCTCCGCGACACCGCCCGCCGCCACCGCGACGACCGTCGCGGGGAGCGCCTCGCGCCCGGCCAGCGCGGCCCGCACCCCCGTCAGGAACACCTCCGGGGCGGCGTCCACCACGCGCCCGCCCAGCAGGACCCGCTCCACGTCCAGCAGCGCCACCACGTTCGCGGCGCCCTCGCCCAGGATCCGCGCCGCCTCGGCGAGGTCGCCGCGGTCCACCGCGCCCAGGCAGAGCGCCTCCACGCACCCCCGACCCCCGCAGCGGCAGCGCGGCCCGTCCAGTTCCAGCACCTGGTGGCCGAACTCGCCGGCCGCCGAGCGCGCCCCCCGGTACACCTCGCCGGCCAGCCGCAGTCCCGCGCCCAGACCGGTCCCGACGTGCAGGTACACGGCGCCGCCCGGGTCGGGGCCGGTCACCGCCACCCCGGCGTTGGTGTCCTTGTCCACGACCACCGGCAACTGCGGCCCCAGCCGCTCCGTCAGGGCCGCCCGCAGCGCGAACCCCTCCCATTCGGGGAACCCCGTCACCGGTCCGAACACCCCGGTGCGCCAGTCGAGCGGACCCGGGGCGGCGACCCCCACGCCGAGCAGCGGCGGCGCCCCGGCGCCACCGGAGAGGCGCCCGATCGCGCGTGCCACCTCCTCCACGGCCGCCCGGGGCCCGGCCCCGAAGTCGAGGGGGCCGTGCGAGCGCTCGACGACGCCGCCCGCGAGGTCGACCCGTACGGCGCGCAGTTCGTCGCGGTCCAGGTGCACCCCGATCGCGTGCCGGGCCTCGGGGACCAGCCGCAGCAGGGTGCGCGGCTTGCCGCCGGTAGAGGCGCCGCGCCCGGCCTCCGCGACCAGTCCGTCCACGAGCAGCCGTACCGTGATCTTGCTGACGGCCTGGGGGGTGAGGCCGGTACGGGCGGCGAGTTCGGCGCGCCCGAGTCCGGCCGGGCCGGCTCCGCGCAACAGGTCCAGCAGCAGCGCCTCGTTGTGGCCGCGCAAGGCCGGCAGGTTGGCGCCGCCCCGGCTCGCCTCGTTGCCCTCATTGGGCTGATTGCCCCGGTTCACCCTGCCGACTCTCCTTGCACTTAGGCAACACTGTTGCCAAAGTATGCCCATGAACGCCACCTCCCCGCTCCGCGTCGGACTCATCGGCTACGGACTCGCCGGTTCCGTCTTCCACGCTCCGCTGGTGTCCGCCACCGAGGGGCTCGTCCTCGACACCGTCGTCACCTCCGACCCGGACCGTCAGGCCCAGGCCCGCGAGGCGCACCCGGGCATCCGGATCGCGGAGTCCCCCGACGCGCTCTGGTCCGGCGGCGCCGGCACCCCGCCCGTCGACCTGGTCGTGATCGCCGCCCCCAACAAGA
This region of Streptomyces sp. NBC_00513 genomic DNA includes:
- a CDS encoding TIGR03364 family FAD-dependent oxidoreductase, whose product is MRVIVVGGGVVGTMHAWQAVERGHEVVQIEREAEARGASLRNFGQIWISGRAGGEELDTALRARELWERIGAEVPGLGFRAIGSLTPVRGAREYAVAEAAAARPDAAARGYELVGAAAARKINPALRGEFDAALWCERDAAVEPRTAQLHLREALRATGRYTFLPGREVREVVGPGAVRDDHGDVHRGDAVILATGAWLSGLVRELEPDLPVRRVRLQMMQTAPLGEPLTTSVADADSFRYYPAYRSDALDALDAEQAQAPVAAEHRMQLLMVQRRDGGLTIGDTHEYEHPFAFDTLEDPYEHLTEVVESLLGRPLPKIRHRWAGVYAQCTDTTRVVHRKQVSDGVWLVTGPGGRGMTCSPAIAETTANELGW
- a CDS encoding GntR family transcriptional regulator, producing MEEHTRYQPHRPGLPVRSGIPEHGRIPKYYAVKARISVLVEELGEGGTLPTERDLAEQYEVSRETVRQALRELLLEGRLRRSGRGTVVAGPKLEQPLSLASYTEGVRRQGRRPGRNLIGLEQFPCPAELCRGIGAEVGEPVWHLERVLLADDERVGLESTYIRVARAPRLDSDFKPDSSFYGYLGDSLGITFGGADEKLETVLATPREALLIGTPPALPMLLIHRFSQDQGGAPLERVRSLYRGDRFSFTTRLRPE
- a CDS encoding phosphonatase-like hydrolase is translated as MNSTSNPTTTEHATTPGGLIVLDMAGTTVADGGLVERAFERAAERLGVEPGTADHAAKLQYVRDTMGESKISVFRHLFGSEDLARQANATFEEAYAELVDAGLIGPIPGARETIEKLRGDGRTVVLTTGFARVTQDAILDALGWRDLADLTLCPADAGGRGRPYPDMVLAAFLRTGAVADVRETVVAGDTAYDMLSGRRAGAGIVAGVLTGAHDRRTLDEHGATHVLGSIAELPALLARESGT
- a CDS encoding ROK family transcriptional regulator: MNRGNQPNEGNEASRGGANLPALRGHNEALLLDLLRGAGPAGLGRAELAARTGLTPQAVSKITVRLLVDGLVAEAGRGASTGGKPRTLLRLVPEARHAIGVHLDRDELRAVRVDLAGGVVERSHGPLDFGAGPRAAVEEVARAIGRLSGGAGAPPLLGVGVAAPGPLDWRTGVFGPVTGFPEWEGFALRAALTERLGPQLPVVVDKDTNAGVAVTGPDPGGAVYLHVGTGLGAGLRLAGEVYRGARSAAGEFGHQVLELDGPRCRCGGRGCVEALCLGAVDRGDLAEAARILGEGAANVVALLDVERVLLGGRVVDAAPEVFLTGVRAALAGREALPATVVAVAAGGVAEGAAELVLGPYFGRGLGR